The nucleotide sequence AGCGCGGGTCACTTCGTCAGCTACTTCCGCGGCAATGTCGGCATAGCGCACGCGGTGGGGTCTCGTGCGCGGTTCGGCGCCTCCCGTGTGCGAGCACACTATTCCCGCACCAAGCTCAGCAGCAACGACCGCAAGTTCGGGATCAGCACCCGCCCACGTGTCGTTAATCAGATCCGCGCCCTCCGCGCATGCCCTGCGGGCTACGTTCGCGCGCCAGGTATCGATGCTGATGATGACGTCTGGGAAGGTGTTCCTGACCGCAGCGACGAACGGCACTACGCGCCGCATTTCCTCCGCTTCGTCGACGTCCTGTCCGGGACCTGCCTTCACTCCGCCAATGTCGATGACATCGGCTCCCTCATTGACCGACCGACGGACCGCTTCCATGGCTGCGTCGTCCCTGAACGTAGAGCCGCGGTCATAAAACGAGTCCGGAGTGCGGTTGACAATGGCCATCACGAGTGCCCGATTCACGGGCACAGGTTTGCCACACAGTGTTGGCGAGAATGCGGGGCATCGGGAGCGCATACTCCCATCGTGTCACGGCGGTGACGTCAGACCCGCTGCTGCGCTGCGTAGATGTCGAGGACCGCGGCAGTGTCAGCCCCGGACTGGACGAATCGGTGATCAATGAGATCAGCCAGCCTGTCTAGCGCGTCTTCGAGGACACGGCCCGAGATGCGCACGTCAGCCAGTTCCGCCCGTTGCGCCTCACGCGCGAGTGACGCGACGAAGTCGAGCTTCGTGGCAAGGGTCGATTGTGCGCCGCCATCGCGGAAGTAGTACGTCTCGGCATACTGATCGAGATCAATCCGGACCTGTGCGAGACCGCCCGCGATCTCATCGAGCACCCGCGCTGCCGTACAGGCATGCATCTCATTGAGACTGTCCGCGAGACCTCCCGCAGCAAGCATCTCCAACCGCAGCGCAAGCACACGCCGCCGCGAGAGTGCGGGGTAAACCTGCAGCACCCACGAGACAGCCGCGGTAAGCAGCGCGAAGCCTACAAGTGCCTGGATCGGGGTTACTATGCGCAGCCATTCCGCGGTCGGAACGATGTCGCCATATCCGAGTGTCGCGAGAGTCACGAGAGACATGTACAAGGCGTCGAGAACCTGAGCGGGACGGTCTGGATCCAGTCCCACCTCATAGCTGAAGCTGTCCGGCATATGCGGGTAGTAGATAAGCGCCCAGCCGAGCACCACTAGCGCGCCCCAGGTACCGATGACACCGAACATGGCCAGCGGTCCGCTCAGCCTGCGCCCTCGACCGCCCAGCGCCGCGGTGGCCTTCCAGACCGCGAGCAGCACCACGTGTGCAATCCGGCCCTGGCCGCTCGTGTGCCACAAGGTGTGGAATATGTCCCAAAGCACCGTGCTTACCAGCAGAGCACCGACTGCAGTAATCGCCCAATCCATCCCTTGACCTTATCCAGCGGCGACTGGATTAGGCGGCTCCTGCACCAGAGTCCGTGGCGCACAGGTCAAGCGCCGCCCCGACTGACGTCGCTATCTGGATCCGGTCGAGCGAATGCTGACTCACAAACCCACTCGGCACGAGCGACTTGATCCAGTCGAAGAATCCGGCGAAATGGTCCATCGGGTCGAGTACGACCAGCGGTTTTCGATGCATACCGATGTACCCGGCGGTCCACGCCTCGGTAAACTCCTCCAGCGTTCCGATCCCGCCAGGCAACGTCAGGAACGCGTCCGCGCGTTCCTCCATGTGCTTCTTCCGCTGACGCATGGTGTCGGTGACGATCAGTTCGTCCGAGTCGGTATCGGCGACCTCACGGTGTACGAGCGCCTTGGGGATCACACCGACAGTCCAGGCGCCGGCTGAGCGCGCTGCAGTGGCAACCGCACCCATCATCGAGATGTTGCCGCCGCCCGATACGAGGCCCCACCCCCGATCACCGATTGCCTCGCCCACTTCGGCTGCGAGTTCGAGGTATTCCGCTGGGACAGGCCCAGAGGCACAGTACACGGCCACCATGAGCTGGCCTCGCCGTTTCATTGCAGTCACTGCCTATCTGCCGGAACTTGCTGGTGGAGCAACTGTTGGGCGGCGTCGATGAGTTCGACCACTTCGTCCACGCTGTCTGTGACGTGGATGAGCCCAACGTCGGTTACGCCGATCTTCTCAGTCCCGGCGAGTTGCTCGCGGATCCAGTCCACCAGGCCGCCCCAGAAAGACGAGCCGAAGAGGATTATGGGAAACCTCGTGATCTTGTTCGTCTGAACCAGGGTCAGCGCTTCGAAGAGTTCGTCCAGGGTGCCGAACCCTCCTGGGACACACACGAAAGCCTGGGCATACTTCACGAACATGGTCTTGCGAACGAAGAAGTACCGAAAATTGACACCGAGGTCCACCCACTCGTTGAGTCCCTGCTCGAACGGCAGTTCGATACCGAGCCCGATGGAGTAGCCTCCGGACTCGCGAGCCCCTCGATTGGCAGCCTCCATGGCCCCTGGGCCTCCGCCAGTGATGACGGCGTACCCTGCGCGCACAAGTGCTGCGCCGATGTTTCGCGCAGCTTCGTAATCCTCGCTCCCTGGTTTCAGGCGGGCGGACCCGAATACGGACACCGCCCGGGGTACCTCAGCGAGCGCGCCGAAGCCTTCCACGAACTCTGCCTGGATCCGCAGGACGCGCCACGGGTCCGTATGTACCCAGTCACTCGGCCCGCGGCCATCAAGCAGTTGCTGATCCATCGTCGTCACAGCTGATGTGCCGTCCCGCCGTTGGACAACCGGACCACAATATTGATCCCACCATTTACCCATCGAATCATCGGGACTCTGCGATGGGATCTTCTCTGACGCCATGCGGCGAAGACTATCGAATCTGCGCCGCCCCAGCCTCCCCGGTAGCGAGATTGTCTAGATGTGCGAGCAGTTGGAGAAGGAGCCTGCGCAGCTCACCGTGTTCCGGTAGGCCCGCCACCAGCCGTGGGTCGTCGCGTTCGAGGGCGTGCAGTTCCCGGTAGATCCGGTACCCGCTCTCGGTGATCTTGATCGTGCTCCGGCGCGCATCACGACCGTCGCGGGACTTGGTGATGTATCCGAGCTGACACAGCCGCTCGACGGTCCGGCTCATCGTCTGGTCCGTCACTCGGCACTGCTTGGCGATCTCCCGCTGGTACCGAGCACCTCGGGCGACGCAATGCAGGGCAACCAGCCCCGCGTGGGTCAGCCCACGTTCGTGCAGAATCCGCTCCCACGCGTGCTCGAGTTTTCGTGCCGCGGCTGACAGGAGCCGGCCAGTCGGCCAGGCTGAGAGTTCATCGCTGATTTCTCTGCTCATTTACCCCACCCAGTTGCAAAATGTTCAGCTTGCTGAATAATTGGCTGCATCATGAACACCGGTACCCGAAACATTCGCTGGCTCCTGCCCGCACTGCTCCTCGTCGCGTGGCTCGTGCTCGGAGGAGTTGCTGGACCCTTCGCCGGCAAGCTGGGCGAAGTACAGGTCAACGACGCTGCCGCTTTCTTGCCTCAATCGGCTGAGTCGACTGAGGTACAGGATTTGCAACGCCTGTTCTCAGACACCACCGCCATCCCTGCGATCGTAATCGCCGAGCGGGAGGGCGGCACCGAGGATGCTGACTTTGCCTTCCTCGCCGACACGGTCGAAGACGCCGTGCAGGGCGAGCGATTCGCAGGACCCCCCTCGCCGCCGATACCGTCCAGCGACGGTCAAGCCATCCAGATCATCGTGCCTGTCGACGCCAACGGGTCCGTCGCCGATGCCGTCGATGAACTGCGCGACGGATTCGTCGGCGCCCCCGACGGTCTCAACGTGTTCGTGACGGGCCCAGCCGGGTCAAGCGCCGACCTTGGAGCGGCTTTCGCCGGTATCGATGGTCTGCTCCTGATCGTTGCCGCAGTGGTCGTGATCGTCATCCTGGTCATCGTCTATCGCAGCCCACTGCTGCCCTTCATCGTCGTTCTGAGCGCTATCCTCGCCCTCGCACTGGCCAGCCTCGTTGTCTACCTGCTCGCGGATGCGGGGACGGTAACTCTCAACGGCCAAAGCCAGGGCATTCTCTTCATCCTCGTCTTCGGGGCAGCAACCGACTATGCACTGTTGCTGGTCGCACGGTTCAGGGAAGAGCTACGGACCTCCACTGACCGGTTCAGTGCAATGCTGCGCGCATGGCGTGCCGCTCTGCCTCCTATCGCCGCTTCCGCCGGGACGGTCGTTGCGGGCGTGCTATGCCTCCTTCTCTCCGACCTGAACTCCAACCGGAGTCTCGGGCCTATCGCGGCCATCGGCATCACCGCGTCATTCATCGCGACCATGACTTTTCTGGCAGCGATCCTCACCCTGCTCGGGCGCAGCGCCTACTGGCCCTCACGCCCGCGCTTCTCACCGAATGCGGACAGCGAAACCTTCCGAAACTACCGCTTCTGGGCGGCGCTGGCCAAGCGAATCGAGGCGCATCCGCGCAGATACTGGACCGTGCCACTCATTGTGGTTCTTGCGTTCGCTGCGTGCCTGCCATTGCTGCGTGCCGACGGTGTCGCACAATCCGAAATATTCCTGCTCCAAGTTGAGTCGCAGGAGGGCCAGCAAGCTCTCGAACGGCATTTCGACGCGGGCGCCGGATCGCCGGCCATCATCATCGCCAACGAGACCGCCGGCGATGAGGTCCTCGCTGCTGCGCAGATCGAAGGGGTTGCCGACGCGGTACTCCTACGGGACGGCGCGAGTGGCGAACCGCTCGTTAGGGACGGTCTGGTACAGATCGAAGCCACCTTCGCAGCGCCAGCCGATTCGGCTGAAGCCGAAGATGTTCTGCGAGAACTGCGCAGCGCCGTGGCCGGAGTTGAGGGCGCAGAGGCCAAAGTGGGCGGCCCTACGGCCGTCCAGATCGACACCAACGACACCTCCAAGCGCGACCGCGCGCTCATCATGCCACTGGTGCTGCTAGTCGTCTTCGCAATTCTCGCTGTTCTCCTTCGCGCCCTGGTGGCACCGCTTTTCCTGATTGGCACCGTGGTCATATCCTTCGCCGCAACTCTGGGCGTGAGCGCACTTGTGTTCAATTACGCCCTGGGGTTCCCCGGCGCTGATCCGGTGATTCCACTGTTCGCTTTCGTGTTCCTGGTTGCGCTCGGCATCGACTACAACATCTTCCTGATGACACGAGCGAGAGAGGAGGCGCTCCAGATTGGCACGCGAGACGGGGTTCTGCGCTCCTTGGTCGTCACTGGCGGTGTGATCACGTCGGCGGGGATCGTCCTCGCGGCGACCTTCGCTGCACTCTCGGTGATACCGCTGATCTTCATGGTGCAGATCGCGTTTATCGTCGCCTTCGGCGTGTTACTCGACGCCCTCATCATGCGTTCGCTCATCGTCCCCGCAGTGGTACGTGAAGCGGGACCGATGATCTGGTGGCCAGGAAGCCTCTCGAGAGAAGCCGTCAGTTCGCCAGATAAGACCGCAGCAGTGCCGTCACCGAGGTGATCTGCTCAACAGGTAGGTGCTCGTCACGGCGGTGAGCCAGATTCGGATCACCTGGTCCCAGGTTCACCGCCGGGACGCCGCGGGCAGCGAAACGCGACACGTCGGTCCAGCCGTATTTCGCGCGCACCGCTCCGGCTGCGGTGACCAGCTCGGCAGCTGCCGGATTGGACAAGCCTGGCAGAGCGCCGGGCGAGCTGTCTGTGATCTCGAAGTTCAGGCTGAGGCCATCAAAGATACCGGTAACGTGCGCCACCGCCTCATCCACGGACCGATCGGGAGCGAACCGGAAGTTGACATCTACCGATGCGTCATCGGGGACGACGTTGCCCGCAACTCCTCCGCGAATATTCACTGCGGACAGGCCTTCCCGATAGACACACCCATCAATGTCTACTGAGCGTGGGGTGTACTCAGCGAGACGACGTAACGCCGGACCGAGCTTATGGATTGCGTTCTCGCCCATCCATGATCGCGCAGAGTGGGACCGTACGCCGTTCGCGCTCAGCCGGGCGCGGAGCGTGCCCTGACAGCCCGCCTCGATCACGCCGGCCGTGGGTTCCCCGAGAATGGCAACGTCGGCGTCAAGCCACTCCGGCAATTCACGTTCAATGCGGCCCAGACCGTTGTGAACAGCCGCGATTTCCTCACAGTCGTAGAAGATCAACGTGACGTCGAAGCGCGGATTCTCCAGAGTGGCGGCGAGGTGGAGGAAAACCGCGTCCCCTGACTTCATGTCCACCGTGCCACAACCGTGAAGGATGTCGCCGTCACGCCTCGACGGAACATTGTCCGCGATCGGCACTGTGTCCAGATGTCCAGCGAGTATCACCCGCCTCGACATTCCCCCGTTCGTCCGCGCGAGCACGGCGTTTCCGTTGCGGACGATCTCGTATCCGGTGGTCTGCGCGCGCAACGCTGCTTCAACTTCGCCAGCGATCAACGCCTCATCGTGAGAGACGCTCGGGATGTCGACGAGCGCCGCGGTGAGCGCGATGGGGTCTGCACGAAGGTCAAGAGTCACAGATCCCAGGCTATCCGCCGCCGCGGTCCACTGGGGCCACAGGGTTGCCGCGCTCACTCCTTGCGGCAGATTTCCCCACGTGTCAGGCCGGGGCGGTAACCTGTCTGCCCGTGAGCACAAACAGTACTGCCGCAACGGGCGCACAAGCGATCGGCATCGCCAACATCACGACCGACGGCATCGTCCTCGACACGTGGTATCCGGAACCGGAACTCGGAACGTTCGGGGCGGCCGGAACAGAAACACTGAACATGGCGGACACGCCCTCAGACCTGATCAGTCTGATCGGGAATGACGATGAGCGCGGCGTCCAGAAAGTCGCCGTCAGAACGACCATCTCGTCCCTCGATGAGCCTCCTGTCGATGCTCACGACGCATACTTGCGTCTGCATCTGGTCTCGCACCGCCTGGTTCAGCCGCACGGACTCAACCTTGACGGTGTCTTCGGCAAACTGTCCAACGTGGTGTGGACCAACTACGGTCCGTGCGCTGTCGAGGGCTTCGAGAAGGTGCGCGCCCTGCTGCGCAGGCATGGCCCTGTGACCGTTTACAGCATCGACAAGTTCCCACGCCTGGTCGACTACGTCATTCCGTCCGGCGTTCGCATCGCCGACGCCGACCGGGTACGACTCGGCGCTCATCTTGCTTCTGGAACCACCGTCATGCATGAGGGTTTCGTGAACTTCAACGCAGGGACGCTTGGCGCGTCGATGGTGGAGGGCCGGATCTCGGCCGGCGTCGTCATCGATGACGGTTCAGACGTTGGTGGCGGCGCATCGATCATGGGCACGCTCTCTGGTGGCGGCAGAGAAGTGATTTCGGTCGGCAAGCGCTGTCTTCTCGGCGCCAACGCCGGCGTGGGAATATCTCTGGGCGACGACTGTGTTGTTGAAGCCGGACTGTACGTCACCGCAGGAACCAAGGTAACGGTCATCATGCCGGACGAGACTCAGACGGTCAAAGCGCGTGAACTCAGCGGCGCCAGCGGCCTCCTATTCCGGCGCAATTCACAGACCGGCGCTGTGGAAGTCGTTTCACGGGAAGGCACCGGAATCGAACTCAACGCCGCACTGCACGCGAACGACTGACAAAGAGAGAAATTGACAACAACATCTACTCAGACGCCACGGCCCGCACACCTCGGGCATGGCCTCAGGGTCCGCCATCTCACCATGATGGGACTTGGATCAGCTATCGGTGCCGGGCTATTTCTTGGCACCGGAGCGGGAATCGCCACCGCGGGCCCCGCAATCCTCATTTCTTACTGCATCGCAGGGATAGTTGTTGTCCTCGTGATGCGCATGCTGGGCGAGATGGGCTCAGCAATCCCCGCCAGCGGATCGTTCTCGCACTACGCGCGGATCGGAATTGGCCCTTGGGCGGGTTTCGTCATGGGCTGGCTGTACTGGGCGCTGCTCATCATGGTCATCGGCGCGGAGATCACCGGCGCATCCGCGATCATGCACAGCTGGCTTCCTGCAGTCCCCCAGTGGGTCATCGCGCTGGTCATCGTCGGTTTCTTCGCCGCGGTGAACCTCGCCCGTGTCGCGAACTTCGGCGAGTTCGAGTTCTGGTTCGCGCTCATCAAGGTCGCAGTTATTATCGGCTTCCTCATTCTCGGAGTGCTGCTGATCTTCGGCCTTATGCCCGGCACCGATCCCGTTGGCTTGACGAACGTGCTCGGCCATGACGGTTTCCTGCCCAACGGCATCGCAGGCATTGCTGCCGGCCTGCTCATCGTCGCTTTCGCATTCGGCGGGATCGAGATCGTGACGATCGCGGCAGCCGAATCCCGCGACCCGGAGCGCAGCATCGGAATCGCGGTGCGCAGCGTGATCTGGCGGATCAGCGTCTTCTACATAGGCTCTGTCGCGGTCATGGTGTTCCTGTTGCCGTGGAACTCGGAAAGCCTCGCGCAAAGTCCCTTCGTTTCCGTGCTCAGCCTCGCGAACATACCCGGCGTCGCGGGTTTCATGGAATTCGTTGTTGTAGTTGCACTGCTGTCCGCGTATAACGCCCAGATCTACGCCACCTCACGGATGGCGTACTCGCTGTCAAGCCGCGGTGACGGGCCGCGGATCCTCACACGGTTGTCCGCGAATGACGTGCCGATCTACGGGGTCTCGCTTTCCGTTTTCTTCAGCCTTGTCAGTGTCGTCCTCATCTGGTGGCTTCCTGACACCCTGCTCGGCATCCTGCTCAACGCCGTCGGCGCATCGCTGCTGGTGATCTGGATTTTTATCGCAGTCTCCCAATTGCGTTTGCGTCCGCGCCTCGAACGGGAGGGGAAGCTGCCCCTGCGTATGTGGGCGTTCCCCTATCTGACGTGGTTCACGCTGGTGCTTCTTGGTGGTCTCATCATGCTGATGCTTACCGACACCACGGCACGCGAGCAGCTGATCTCAACAGCGGCGCTGTGCCTCATACTGACCGCTCTCGCGTTCCTGAACGAACGCCGGCAAGGACGGAACCGGGATGAACCCGCGGCGAACGCCGTACGGTCATAACCACACGAAGCTAGCTGAGCTGCCTCTTCTGCACCTTGCCCATCGCGTTGCGGGGTAACGCGTCGACGACTCGGACTTCCCTGGGCCGCTTGTGCGCTGACAAGTACTTCGCCACGAACTCGATGACGGCGGCACCATCGTCGGACCTGTCGAGATCGCCCACAACGTACGCAACTAACTTCTGCCCGAGATCGTCATCAGCCACGCCGATGACCGCGGCCTCAGTGATTCCTGGATGAGCCAGCAACGCGGATTCCACCTCCCCTGCGCCTATCCGGTAGCCGCCTGATTTGATCAGGTCCGTGGACTCTCGCCCCACTATCCGGTGGAATCCGCTCTCGTCGATCGCGGCGATATCGCCCGTCCGGAACCACCCGTCCTCAGCGAAAGCAGCCGCAGTTACCTCCGGCTGACCGGTGTAGCCGCTAAACATCATGGGGCCGCGCACGTGCAACTGTCCGATGGACTCCCCATCATGGCTGACTTCACCGCCATCTTCGCCGACAATCCGCGTGTTCACTCCCCGCAGGGGCCGTCCAACCCAGCCTGGACGACGCTCACCGTCAGCGCGCGCGCTCACTGTGATCAGCGTCTCGGTCATCCCGTATCGCTCCACAAGTTGATGCCCGCTCAACGACTTCATACTCTCAAATACTGGTGCTGACAGACCGGCGCTGCCTGACACGAGGAGGCGGGCTCCAGAAAGCTGTTTGGCCGCTGAGGGATCCGCCGCAATCCGGGACCACACAGTTGGCACACCGAAGTACAGGGAGCCTTTCGCGCTCGCGTAGCTCTCAGGCGAGGGCTTACCGGTGTGGACCAAGCGGGAGCCCGTACGAAGCGGGCCAAGCATACCCAGAACCAGCCCATGCACATGAAACAGCGGCAAACCGTGTACGAGAGTGTCTTCCGCGGTCCACGCCCAGGCTTCAGCAAGTGCGTCGAGACCTGCTGCGATGGCACCTCGGCTGATCACCGCTCCCTTTGGCGGTCCGGTCGTTCCGGAGGTGTACATGATGAAGGCCGGAGTGTCCCGGGGCGGCTCGAGCAGTTGATGCCAGTCGCGCGCATGAATGCGCACGGGGATTGCGTGTAGTTTCGGTATACCGGGCAGGTCCGGTGCGGAACCGAGCCATGCCTGCGCACCGGAGTCACGAAGAATGTGGCTTACTTCTCCTGGGCCGGAATCCGGCGGTACAGGTACAACGGGCACGCCAGCAAGGAGTGCTCCGGTCACAGAGACAACGGTCTTCGCCGTGGGAGTGGCCAGGACCGCCACAGCCGCCGCTCCCTGGACACGAGCCGCAGCAGCCGTCGCTGCACCAATCAGCTCCTGCCGAGTGAGAGACTCACCGCCGATCGTGAAAGCAGGCGAAGTGTCATCACTGATGGCCGCGTCGTGCAGTGAGGTAAGAAGCACACCGCCAGCATAACGGGGTGGTGAGAGCTACTACAGCTCGCTCAGCCGTCTAGGGGGCTCGATTCCCAATGCTGCGCAGGCCATCTCAACCTGTTCGAAGCCTTCAGAGATGACCTCGCCTGCCGCGTCGGCGGCCTCGGGGGTGGTCGCCACATCGAGCATTACCCGAGCGCTGTCTAGGAGGTCCTTCGCGCGACCGAGGTGTTCGCTGGCAATAGGATCATCTTCCGCACGAATCGTGTCAACAGCGAATGCGAGCTGCAGGTACGCGCCCCGCGCCTTCGCCTTTGACTCATCGGCCAGGCGGGTCGTCTCCATGTTCTTGAGCAGTTTTCGCCCAGCACCGAACGCGGCAACACCCACCCCGATAGCAATGGGGATCAGTGGCAATGCCATCTCGCTCTCCTCTCGACACCAAACGGTACCGCGAAGGCGGACAACATGCACCCTGCCTGCGGAAACGAAACGGTATCAGTGGTTACCGTGCCGTAAATCGGACCGGTCGGGAATCATGCAGCCAATCGCTTCGCGGCCGCCTCGATGCGTTCATCGGTTGCCGTGAGCGCGATCCGGACGTGCTTAGCACCGCGCGGACCGTAGAAGTGACCTGGTGCCACGAGAATTCCCCGCTGGGCCAGCCACGCGACAGTGTCGGACGCTTGTTCACCACGAGTTGCCCACAAGTACAGCCCAGCCTCAGAATGGTCGATACGGAAGCCGGCCGCTTCGACAGCGCTACGCAAGACGTCACGCCGATGCCGGTACCGCTTCTTCTGTTCGGCTTCGTGCTGGTCGCTCGACAGGGCCGCCGCTGCAGCAGCCTGGATCGGCAGGGGCACCATCATGCCTGCGTGCTTACGCACTTCGAGGAGGTCACCGATCAGTTCGGAATCCCCAGTTACAAACCCCGCACGGTAGCTCGCCAGGTTCGAGGTCTTAGACAGCGAATGCACAGCGAGCAGCCCATCGAACACGCCATCGCACACGCGCGGGTCCAGCAGCGACACCGGATCGGTGTCCCACCCGAGGCCGAGGTAGCACTCATCGGAGACCACAATCACGCCACGCTCCCGCGCCCACTCGACGACCTTGCGCAGGTGCTCAACCCCCAGCACGCGCCCAGTGGGGTTGGACGGGGAATTGAGATAGATCATCTCCACTCGTTGCGGACCGAGCGCGAAAACACCATCCGAGCGGATCACCTCAGCACCCGCGAGCAGCGCCCCGACTTCGTAGGTCGGATAGGCGAACTCTGGAATGACCACTGTGTCGCCCGGCCCGAGCGCGAGAAGCCGGGGCAGCCAGGCGATCAGTTCTTTCGTGCCTATCGCGGGGAGCACCGCGGCTTCGTCGATACCAGTCACTCCGTAGCGGCGGTGGAGCGCGTCCGCAGCCGCCGTCCGTAAAGCCAGGGTGCCGTGCGTTGTCGGGTAGCCAGGCTGGTCAGCGACCGACAACAGCGCCTCACGAATGTGGGGCGCTACAGGATCAACCGGAGTACCAACCGACAGGTCGACGATGCCATCTGGATGTGCTTGGGCCCGGATCTTGGCCTCGAGGAGTGAATCCCAGGGGAAGTCGGGAAGTGTGCGCGCGACCGGAGTGCGGTGCACGTCACTCCTCGTTCATCGGCGGGAGCTCTTTGATGAACGGTGGATCGAACGGCTTCTGGCCCACCTTCGCTGCGCCACCGGGCGAACCGAGCTCATCGAAGAAGTCCACGTTGGCCGCCACGTAGGCGTCCCATTCGTCGGGAACGTCATCCTCATAGAAGATCGCTTCGACCGGACAGACAGGTTCGCACGCGCCGCAGTCCACACACTCGTCGGGGTGGATGTAGAGCATCCGCTCCCCTTCGTAGATGCAGTCGACAGGGCATTCTTCAATGCATGCCTTGTCCAGCACATCGACACACGGCTCTGCGATGACGTACGTCACAGCAGCTCTCCTGTCCTTCTCACCAGGCCCTCGCGATCTGGCCACCTGTCGGCTAACACGAACCGCGGGCTGTGCGGCACGTGGTGTTGTCTTCACTTCAGCGTCTGAAGTGCGTCTCGCTCAAGCTCGATCGTCGCGATCGCCCCCTCATTGCTGAAGCAGACCCAAGCCTACCGTCGTGCCTCTGGGAGCCCATAATCTGGGCGCCGATAAGGGTGGTCACCTCACCGCAATAGTCGCTGTACCGGCCGGAGCGACTCCGTCGTAGGTTGTCGTACGCTGGCGGGCGGTTCGGCCGATCCCCTCCGCGATGTCCCTCAGTTCACCGATCGTTTTCGCGGAGCCATGCTGGGAACCGGCCATCCGCGAGATCGTCTCTTCCATCAACGTGCCACCCAAGTCGTTTGCGCCGCCCTGCAGCATCACACGAGTGCCGGCCACGCCGAGCTTCACCCAGCTCGTCTGAATATTGGCGATACGCCCGTGCAGCATGATCCTAGCCAGCGCATGCACAGCGCGGTTGTCGCGGATCGTCGGTCCCGGCCGCGCGGCACCCGCGAGGTACAGCGGGGAACTCTGATGGACAAACGGAAGCGGGACAAACTCGGTGAAGCCGCCCGTTTCATCCTGAATACGCTGCAACACCCGCAAGTGCCCTACCCAGTGGCGCGGCTGATCGACATGGCCGTACATCATTGTCGAACTTGAGCGCAGGCCCACCTGGTGGGCGGTGGTGACCACGTCGATCCAAGTGCTTGCGGGCAGCTTGCCTTTGGTGAGAATCCAGCGGATTTCGTCGTCGAGAATCTCCGCGGCGGTGCCGGGAATCGTGTCGAGACCTGCCTGTCGCAGACCACCCAGCCACTCCCGGATACTGACGCCCGACCGAGATGCGCCGTTGACCACTTCCATCGGGCTGAAAGCGTGCACATGCATAGAGGGCACACGCGCTTTCACGGCTCGCACGAGGTCCGCATAGCCGGTGACAGGAAGCTCCGGATCGATGCCGCCCTGCATACACACCTCGGTAGCACCCGCGACGTGCGCTTCCCAGGCGCGGTCCCCCACGTCATCTGCTGACAAGGTAAATGCGTCCGCGTCACCTTTGCGCTGCGCAAAAGCGCAGAAACGGCAACCGGTATAACAAATGTTCGTGAAGTTGATGTTGCGGTTGACGACGTAGGTGACGTCGTCGCCGACAACGTCACGACGAATGCTGTCGGCGAGCCCCGCCAGTGCATCCAGGGCCGGCCCCTCAGCGCTAGCGAGCGCGACGTAATCCGCATCCGAAAGTCCAGCGGGGTCGGTTTCCGCCCGGCGAAGCGGTCCAGCCACCTCACGTTCCATCCGCTCTGGCACCCGCGACGCTAACGCCTGTTCGCGGATTGAATCCCAGTCGCC is from Hoyosella subflava DQS3-9A1 and encodes:
- the fdxA gene encoding ferredoxin, which gives rise to MTYVIAEPCVDVLDKACIEECPVDCIYEGERMLYIHPDECVDCGACEPVCPVEAIFYEDDVPDEWDAYVAANVDFFDELGSPGGAAKVGQKPFDPPFIKELPPMNEE